The proteins below are encoded in one region of Nakamurella flava:
- a CDS encoding ROK family transcriptional regulator, producing the protein MRRGSNLPAVGTYNQSLVLDLIRRAPDGLSRVELAARTGLSAQTLSNVTRRLSDEGLIGEAGKVIAGPGKPRTLLALNAGSRFAVGVHLDPAVDTLVVIDLSGAVIAQAEHPPRLQGSGRELVGSIAASVSALIDRAGVSRERVLGIGVAAPGPLDAERGRLLNPPLLTPWHGVEVRDELQAASGLAIALEKDVTAAIVGEMWFDHEDDLVDATFLYYGAGIGAGLSVAGAPVRGRTGNAGNIAHLIVDPTGPPCSCGLRGCLGPSVDPRRLLADAGLAGPSTGPLGGEDGPPAPDTRRELDRLCRRAARGEPRAVAVMDRTARHLARAVVEVNNLLDSNAVVIGGPVWARLSPVLSELFGDRLASGAAAGATTSTRPIAVRPSRLGVDIAAVGAACLVLDQAFVARPADLLITT; encoded by the coding sequence ATGCGCAGAGGGTCGAACCTGCCTGCGGTGGGGACCTACAACCAGAGCCTGGTCCTGGACCTGATCCGCCGCGCCCCGGACGGGCTCAGCCGGGTCGAACTCGCGGCGCGGACCGGCCTGTCGGCCCAGACCCTGAGCAACGTGACCCGACGATTGTCCGACGAGGGCCTGATCGGCGAGGCCGGCAAGGTGATCGCCGGTCCGGGGAAGCCCCGGACGCTGCTCGCGTTGAACGCCGGATCGCGCTTCGCCGTCGGGGTGCATCTGGACCCCGCGGTCGACACCCTGGTGGTCATCGACCTCAGCGGTGCGGTGATCGCCCAGGCCGAGCACCCGCCGAGACTGCAGGGGTCCGGCCGCGAGCTGGTGGGGTCCATCGCCGCCTCGGTGTCGGCTCTCATCGACCGGGCCGGGGTGAGCCGGGAACGGGTGCTCGGGATCGGTGTGGCGGCGCCGGGACCGCTGGACGCCGAGCGGGGACGTCTGCTCAACCCGCCGCTGTTGACGCCCTGGCACGGCGTCGAGGTCCGGGACGAGCTGCAGGCCGCGTCCGGCCTCGCGATAGCGCTCGAGAAGGACGTGACTGCAGCGATTGTCGGTGAGATGTGGTTCGACCACGAGGACGATCTGGTCGATGCGACGTTCCTGTACTACGGGGCCGGGATCGGGGCCGGGTTGAGCGTGGCCGGGGCGCCGGTCCGCGGCCGCACCGGGAACGCCGGGAACATCGCGCATCTCATCGTCGACCCGACGGGACCACCGTGCAGCTGCGGGCTCCGGGGCTGTCTGGGACCGTCGGTCGATCCCCGCCGGTTGCTGGCCGACGCGGGGCTGGCGGGGCCGTCCACCGGCCCGCTGGGCGGCGAGGACGGTCCCCCGGCGCCCGACACCCGACGGGAGCTGGACCGGCTGTGCCGCCGGGCCGCGCGGGGCGAGCCGCGCGCTGTGGCCGTCATGGACCGCACCGCGCGTCACCTCGCCCGGGCGGTCGTCGAGGTCAACAACCTGCTCGACTCCAACGCGGTCGTCATCGGCGGGCCGGTGTGGGCCCGGTTGTCACCGGTGCTGTCCGAGCTGTTCGGCGACCGGCTCGCGTCCGGCGCGGCCGCTGGGGCGACGACCTCGACCCGACCGATCGCCGTGCGGCCGTCGCGGCTGGGCGTGGACATCGCGGCGGTCGGCGCCGCCTGCCTGGTCCTGGACCAGGCGTTCGTCGCGCGCCCCGCCGACCTGTTGATCACTACCTGA